A stretch of Zerene cesonia ecotype Mississippi chromosome 23, Zerene_cesonia_1.1, whole genome shotgun sequence DNA encodes these proteins:
- the LOC119836303 gene encoding vanin-like protein 1 isoform X3, translating to MKSLILLAFFCFLIGSEQISTPSDDSYVAAVVEYEVLSNTDTNIANYIRIIKEASEQNADIVVFPEMTLNRGNRNVEVPIYGRLKEYPVPALHEDLYDSILVSMSSAARNNRIYVVINVQEEMNCANAPGEECPENKVYLFNTDVVFDRNGAVIDRYRKINLFGEFTRTPALKPELGIFTTDFGVTFGHFICFDLMFQVPAVQLPQKHNVTDVIFPTMWFSEMPYLTAVQIQEAYAYAMNVNFLAAGANNVRIGSAGSGIYSGKAGALISIMPGVPTTRLLVAKVPKVPGEVKDAYPGPIYDNPSDHDNLLLKVDPSLASHRSRLLQPGLQEFTLVDGTTTCRFKVSLSESPNTKLKYRAFVHDRIQAYVKREAGVAGCVVTACQSEDPTTCPYRFSKDTKIEIQELDIKMSSHPLKYNSTLKCNDVEYYAMSFRNNKFPLNPSNYSIQVQQDGEYFTQNGDETTLLYKLKGPQTDLVSFGIWGRVYNEDNNPKVDVTIDDVNSYYEIENIIYGLTNKKTDL from the exons ATGAAATCCCTTATACTACTGgcatttttttgctttttaatcGGATCAGAACag ATTTCGACGCCGTCCGATGATAGTTATGTAGCAGCGGTGGTGGAATATGAAGTGTTATCCAATACGGATACCAACATAGCCAATTACATCCGTATAATTAAAGAGGCTTCAGAGCAG aATGCTGATATCGTGGTGTTCCCAGAAATGACACTTAATCGTGGTAACCGAAATGTAGAAGTGCCGATATATGGGCGGCTGAAGGAGTATCCCGTACCAGCTTTACATGAGGACCTGTATGATTCG ATACTCGTGTCTATGTCTTCAGCTGCCAGGAACAATAGAATCTACGTAGTTATTAATGTTCAAGAAGAGATGAACTGTGCAAATGCGCCAGGCGAAGAGTGCCCTGAGAATAAAGTATATCTTTTTAATACTGATGTAGTTTTTGATAGAAATGGTGCAGTTATTGACAg GTACCGTAAGATAAACCTATTCGGTGAATTCACACGAACACCAGCATTAAAACCGGAATTGGGGATATTCACAACTGACTTCGGGGTGACATTCGGTCACTTCATCTGTTTCGATCTGATGTTCCAAGTTCCAGCTGTGCAGTTACCACAGAAACATAATGTAACGGACGTCATCTTCCCCACCATGTGGTTCTCGGAGATGCCGTATCTGACAG CCGTTCAGATCCAAGAAGCCTACGCTTACGCTATGAACGTCAACTTCCTAGCTGCTGGAGCAAACAATGTGCGCATTGGAAGTGCTG GCTCGGGAATATATTCTGGCAAAGCCGGCGCTCTCATCAGTATCATGCCTGGAGTGCCCACCACACGACTTCTTGTGGCCAAAGTACCAAAGGTCCCTGGCGAG GTAAAAGATGCATATCCCGGGCCGATATATGACAACCCCAGCGACCACGACAATCTTCTGCTAAAAGTGGACCCCTCCCTCGCCTCCCACAGGAGTCGGTTACTTCAACCAGGCTTACAGGAGTTTACGCTAGTTGATGGCACCACCACATGTAGATTTAAAGTCAGTTTGTCTGAGTCGCCTAATACG AAGCTGAAGTACCGTGCGTTCGTCCATGATCGCATCCAAGCGTATGTAAAACGGGAGGCGGGAGTTGCTGGGTGCGTCGTGACCGCCTGCCAGTCTGAGGACCCCACTACATGTCCTTATAG ATTCAGCAAGGACACGAAGATTGAAATTCAAGAactagatataaaaatgtcatccCACCCTCTCAAATACAACTCCACTCTGAAATGCAACGACGTAGAATACTACGCAATGTCTTTTAGGAATAATAAATTCCCGCTCAACCCCAGCAATTATTCGATTCAAGTTCAACAAGATGGcgaatattttacacaaaatggCGACGAAACAACCTTGCTATACAAACTAAAGGGACCCCAAACAGATTTAGTTTCATTCGGAATATGGGGACGTGTTTATAATGAAGACAACAACCCAAAAGTTGATGTTACAATCGATGATGTCAACAGTTactatgaaattgaaaatattatttatggccTGACTAATAAAAAGACAGATCTttga
- the LOC119836281 gene encoding uncharacterized protein LOC119836281 — protein MYVWTFLLLALSVIETIKSELPEADFVMDEFPLYKSLGISIGRRPGRTLDDGHLEKEFKELYQDMMKGSEEVDKTEDLDAYVSHTDLTRLKSASDRRRSVMRSPAIKRRARSQTIRRQKLNSQSLRSHFQHSRQSNYEE, from the exons ATGTACGTTTGGACATTTTTACTCCTAGCACTGTCAGTTATTGAG ACGATAAAGTCCGAGCTTCCTGAAGCAGATTTCGTAATGGATGAATTTCCACTTTACAAATCATTAGGAATCTCGATTGGGAGAAGACCGGGCAGAACATTGGATGACGGACATTTAGAGAAGGAGTTTAAGGAACTCTACCAGGACATGATGAAAGGAAGCGAAGAAGTTGATAAAACTGAAGACTTAGATGCATATGTTTCTCATACTGATCTTACAAGGCTTAAGA GTGCGTCAGATCGACGGCGTTCCGTTATGCGCTCGCCAGCTATAAAACGACGGGCTAGGTCGCAGACAATTCGAAGACAAAAACTAAATAGCCAGAGCCTAAGGAGTCATTTCCAACATTCAAGGCAATCTAATTATGAAGAATAA
- the LOC119836154 gene encoding cytosolic 10-formyltetrahydrofolate dehydrogenase — protein MPPIAVPNEAPKKSLRVALIGQSTFAAEVFKLLQKDGHQVVGVFTVLDKGNREDPLATIAVKNNVPVFKYKTWRIKGKVIPEILEEYKSVNAELNVLPFCTQFIPMEVILFPKYQSICYHPSILPRHRGASSVNWTLIEGDTTCGLSIFWADDGLDTGPILLQKSFPCTIDDTVDTIYNRYLYPEGIKALGESVNMVANGTAPKITQTEEGATYDPALFKPETHQIDWSKGGVALHNFIRGLDSSPGATTFIKPQTKDGVNEGSEANIEIKFFGSSLWEGEYETEGDKIYIPGLKKPAVIHEAGLLITANDGIKLNIQRLKVNGKMIGAQNFFKTNENKVSLELTEEEKQFVENARNVWKAILRIDIESDTDFFESGAGSMDVVRLVEEVKDIVNLELQNEDIYMNTTFEEFYTVAILKARGGSGNQEIVYDGVELEVNKMKIKFPTQLFINGEFVNADSGKKLTLINPSDESVICTVESASKNDVDKAVKAAHKAFEEGEWSKISARERGQILFKLADLMEQHKEELATIESIDSGAVYTLALKTHIGMSIETWRYFAGWCDKIQGSTIPINHARPNRNLTMTKKEPIGVCALITPWNYPLMMLSWKMAACLAAGNTVVMKPAAVCPLTALKFAELCVRAGVPPGVVNILPGSGTVCGQALADHPLVRKLGFTGSTEIGISGMGSVFFNKGENCIAAGRLFVEESIHDEFVRRVIEETKKMSIGDPLNRGTAHGPQNHKAHMDKLIEFVERGIQDGAKLVYGGKRVDRPGYFMEPTIFVDVTDDMWIAKEESFGPIMIISKFSSKNIDDVIRRANNTEYGLASGVFTKDVSRAMQFAEKIDAGTVFVNTYNKTDVAAPFGGFKQSGFGKDLGQDALNEYLKTKTVTIEY, from the exons ATGCCGCCGATAGCTGTGCCTAACGAG GCACCAAAGAAATCGCTTCGTGTTGCTCTTATAGGTCAGAGCACCTTTGCCGCGgaggtttttaaattacttcaaaAAGATGGTCATCAAGTGGTTGGTGTCTTCACAGTGCTAGACAAAGGCAATAGAGAAGACCCCCTGG cTACAATTGCAGTAAAAAATAACGTCCCAGtgttcaaatataaaacatggaGAATAAAAGGAAAAGTGATCCCAGAAATTCTAGAAGAATACAAATCG GTGAATGCAGAGCTAAATGTTCTCCCATTCTGCACCCAGTTCATTCCGATGGAAGTCATATTATTCCCTAAATATCAGAGCATTTGCTACCATCCAAGTATCTTGCCTAGACACCGTGGCGCTTCTTCTGTTAACTG GACTCTTATCGAGGGTGACACAACATGTGGTCTCTCTATATTCTGGGCTGATGATGGTTTGGACACTGGCCCCATTCTGCTTCAGAAATCTTTCCCCTGTACCATTGATGACACCGTGGACACAATTTACAATAGATATCTCTATCCAGAAG gTATAAAGGCATTAGGAGAATCAGTAAATATGGTTGCTAATGGAACGGCACCAAAAATCACACAAACTGAAGAAGGAGCTACTTACGATCCCGCTCTATTCAAGCCAGAGACACACCAG ATCGACTGGAGTAAAGGTGGTGTCGCCTTACATAATTTCATCAGAGGATTGGATTCATCACCCGGTGCAACCACTTTTATTAAGCCACAAACCAAAGACGGGGTTAATGAGGGGAGTGAAgctaatatagaaataaagtttttcGGATCATCTCTTTGGGAAGGCGAGTATGAAACAGAAGGAGATAAAATCTATATTCCTGGACTAAAGAAACCCGCTGTTATTCATGAAGCTGGTTTATTAATCACAGCAAATGATGGTATCAAG ttaaatATTCAGAGATTAAAAGTAAATGGGAAAATGATTGGTGCACAGAACTTCTTCAAGACTAATGAGAACAAAGTATCATTAGAATTAACAGAAGAAGAAAAGCAATTCGTTGAAAACGCAAGAAACGTTTGGAAAGCAATCCTTAGAATTGATATTGAAAGTGATACCGACTTTTTCGAATCTGGTGCTGGATCTATGGATGTAGTAAGATTAGTAGAGGAAGTTAAAGATATTGTCAATCTAGAATTACAGAATGAAGACATTTACATGAATACAACGTTTGAAGAATTCTACACAGTAGCAATTCTAAAGGCGAGAGGAGGTTCAGGAAATCAAGAAATCGTTTATGACGGTGTTGAACtcgaagtaaataaaatgaaaatcaaattCCCCACACAATTATTCATCAATGGCGAATTTGTGAACGCTGATAGTGGAAAGAAATTAACGTTAATAAATCCTAGTGACGAATCTGTTATATGTACAGTAGAAAGCGCATCCAAAAACGATGTAGACAAGGCCGTTAAAGCAGCGCATAAAGCTTTCGAAGAGGGTGAATGGTCTAAAATTAGTGCCAGGGAACGaggacaaatattatttaa GTTAGCAGACTTAATGGAACAACACAAAGAGGAACTAGCAACTATCGAATCAATAGACTCCGGTGCAGTTTATACATTAGCTTTAAAGACCCACATAGGAATGTCAATAGAAACATGGAGATACTTCGCGGGGTGGTGTGACAAGATCCAAGGCTCTACCATACCTATCAACCACGCGAGACCAAACAGAAATTTGACGATGACAAAGAAAGAGCCCATTGGTGTTTGTGCTTTGATCACACCATGGAATTATCCTTTGATGATGCTGTCATGGAAGATGGCTGCTTGTTTGGCGGCTGGAAATACTGTTGTTATGAAGCCGGCTGCT GTATGTCCACTAACAGCGCTCAAATTCGCGGAGCTGTGTGTGCGGGCGGGAGTGCCCCCGGGAGTAGTCAACATCCTCCCCGGTAGCGGGACAGTGTGCGGACAGGCATTGGCCGACCATCCCCTCGTGAGGAAACTGGGTTTCACAGGCAGTACTGAGATCG gaatatcg GGTATGGGTTCAGTATTCTTTAACAAAGGTGAAAACTGCATCGCTGCGGGTCGCCTCTTTGTAGAGGAATCGATACACGATGAATTTGTGAGAAGAGTTATTGAAGAAACCAAGAAAATGAGTATCGGCGACCCCTTGAACAGAGGCACAGCGCATGGACCTCAGAACCATAAAGCACATATGGATAAATTAATTGAG TTCGTAGAGCGAGGTATACAAGATGGCGCCAAGTTAGTGTATGGAGGCAAGCGTGTGGACAGACCGGGTTATTTCATGGAGCCGACCATATTCGTTGACGTCACTGATGACATGTGGATCGCGAAGGAAGAGTCCTTTGGTCCAATCATGATTATTAGCAAGTTTAGCAGCAA GAATATCGATGACGTGATCCGCCGCGCAAACAACACGGAATACGGTCTAGCGAGTGGTGTGTTCACAAAGGATGTGTCGAGAGCGATGCAGTTCGCCGAAAAGATAGATGCAGGAACGGTGTTCGTCAACACTTACAATAAGACCGATGTGGCCGCGCCTTTCGGTGGCTTCAAGCAGTCTGGCTTTGGAAAAGATTTAG gtcAAGACGCTCTCAACGAATAcctcaaaacaaaaacagttacaatagaatattaa
- the LOC119836297 gene encoding protein nessun dorma isoform X1 gives MMPAVFTFVRSDNEILQELLRVFSSGRGNTREQWSIHAEALVEPVGWDALWKLSKEFCKKFEVRFPCVAYISVTSVNFEELSANIEVLSVQHEGVSLPETVMDVPLIELRPTIKQREECVNAASTAEFIDLLRFYYDNIWMPWDDQDSKILLPKNIEDRMVLWSDLHNGKIPGCVARSITLLRNSAINAHEKLKDFELSMCDEDLVDEDDSMLPANDILAYAEINTRLDGIMSKWNLYEDPLIRERYIAKAKNLWLKNKSKKNVVALWQGGPISDFAELSKFLQTHLTNEHTLTITASVEDGFALEPDEVVICSNAYEIPEIPLSCVSICSLKGAVLKAPDMRSCLLMMSEECRMQDLTLHCEQVNTIVVMKAGTLHMRKCELLDDTMSSQSDCAQGIVAHSGAKILLEHCLFENFYSGIVVHKGAQVELRNCVIKKCGVGIQMFLGSEVRLIDTVVQECTEQSIRCEMDDLMYHENTEGLHIEDNCKIGSGDLRKEVLIVNQNVNIG, from the exons ATG ATGCCAGCGGTGTTCACATTTGTGCGAAGTGACAATGAAATTCTTCAAGAACTTCTCCGAGTATTTAGTTCTGGCAGAGGAAACACAAGAGAACAATGGAGTATTCATGCGGAGGCGTTAGTAGAGCCTGTAGGCTGGGATGCACTGTGGAAACTATCAAAAGAGTTCTGCAAAAaatttg AGGTGAGATTTCCCTGTGTGGCTTATATCTCAGTAACATCAGTTAACTTTGAGGAACTATCTGCAAACATTGAAGTCCTGAGTGTGCAGCATGAAGGTGTTTCGCTGCCTGAAACAGTAATGGATGTACCATTAATAGAACTCCGTCCGACTATTAAACAAAGAGAGGAATGTGTCAATGCGGCTAGCACAGCagaatttattgatttgttaag ATTCTACTATGATAACATATGGATGCCATGGGATGACCAAGACAGTAAAATACTCTTACCGAAAAATATAGAAGATCGTATGGTGCTTTGGTCAGATTTACACAATGGCAAAATACCAGGATGTGTGGCTCGGTCCATAACACTACTACGAAACAGTGCAATAAATGCTCACGAGAAATTAAAAGACTTTGAATTATCAATGTGTGATGAAGATCTTGTTGATGAAGATg attCTATGTTACCAGCAAATGATATACTTGCTTATGCGGAAATAAATACAAGGCTAGATGGGATAATGTCTAAATGGAATTTATATGAAGATCCACTAATAAGGGAGCGATACATTGCCAAAGCGAAAAATTTGTGGCTAAAGaacaaaagtaaaaagaat gTTGTAGCTCTTTGGCAAGGAGGTCCGATATCAGATTTTGCCGAACTATCAAAATTTCTCCAAACACATCTTACAAATGAACATACATTAACAATAACGGCATCTGTGGAAGATGGCTTTGCTCTGGAACCTGATGAAGTAGTGATATGTAGCAACGCTTATGAAATACCTGAAATACCATTATCATGTGTGTCCATATGCAGCTTAAAAG GTGCAGTTTTAAAAGCGCCAGACATGCGTTCGTGTCTTCTAATGATGAGCGAGGAATGTAGGATGCAAGACTTGACTCTACATTGTGAACAAGTTAATACAATTGTTGTTATGAAAGCTGGAACCCTTCACATGAGGAAGTGTGAGCTTCTCGATGATACTATGAGCAGTcag agtgATTGTGCGCAAGGCATTGTCGCTCATTCGGGTGCTAAAATACTCCTGGAGCATTGcttgtttgaaaatttctaTTCTGGAATCGTCGTTCATAAAGGCGCACAA gTTGAGTTACGGAACTGTGTGATAAAGAAGTGTGGCGTTGGTATACAAATGTTTCTTGGCTCTGAAGTGAGGTTAATCGACACTGTCGTACAGGAATGTACTGAGCAGAGCATACGTTGTGAAATGGACGACCTTATGTACCATGAGAA CACGGAAGGACTTCACATAGAAGATAATTGTAAAATCGGTTCGGGAGATTTACGCAAAGAGGTTTTAATCGTTAatcaaaatgttaatattggataa
- the LOC119836297 gene encoding protein nessun dorma isoform X2, whose product MPAVFTFVRSDNEILQELLRVFSSGRGNTREQWSIHAEALVEPVGWDALWKLSKEFCKKFEVRFPCVAYISVTSVNFEELSANIEVLSVQHEGVSLPETVMDVPLIELRPTIKQREECVNAASTAEFIDLLRFYYDNIWMPWDDQDSKILLPKNIEDRMVLWSDLHNGKIPGCVARSITLLRNSAINAHEKLKDFELSMCDEDLVDEDDSMLPANDILAYAEINTRLDGIMSKWNLYEDPLIRERYIAKAKNLWLKNKSKKNVVALWQGGPISDFAELSKFLQTHLTNEHTLTITASVEDGFALEPDEVVICSNAYEIPEIPLSCVSICSLKGAVLKAPDMRSCLLMMSEECRMQDLTLHCEQVNTIVVMKAGTLHMRKCELLDDTMSSQSDCAQGIVAHSGAKILLEHCLFENFYSGIVVHKGAQVELRNCVIKKCGVGIQMFLGSEVRLIDTVVQECTEQSIRCEMDDLMYHENTEGLHIEDNCKIGSGDLRKEVLIVNQNVNIG is encoded by the exons ATGCCAGCGGTGTTCACATTTGTGCGAAGTGACAATGAAATTCTTCAAGAACTTCTCCGAGTATTTAGTTCTGGCAGAGGAAACACAAGAGAACAATGGAGTATTCATGCGGAGGCGTTAGTAGAGCCTGTAGGCTGGGATGCACTGTGGAAACTATCAAAAGAGTTCTGCAAAAaatttg AGGTGAGATTTCCCTGTGTGGCTTATATCTCAGTAACATCAGTTAACTTTGAGGAACTATCTGCAAACATTGAAGTCCTGAGTGTGCAGCATGAAGGTGTTTCGCTGCCTGAAACAGTAATGGATGTACCATTAATAGAACTCCGTCCGACTATTAAACAAAGAGAGGAATGTGTCAATGCGGCTAGCACAGCagaatttattgatttgttaag ATTCTACTATGATAACATATGGATGCCATGGGATGACCAAGACAGTAAAATACTCTTACCGAAAAATATAGAAGATCGTATGGTGCTTTGGTCAGATTTACACAATGGCAAAATACCAGGATGTGTGGCTCGGTCCATAACACTACTACGAAACAGTGCAATAAATGCTCACGAGAAATTAAAAGACTTTGAATTATCAATGTGTGATGAAGATCTTGTTGATGAAGATg attCTATGTTACCAGCAAATGATATACTTGCTTATGCGGAAATAAATACAAGGCTAGATGGGATAATGTCTAAATGGAATTTATATGAAGATCCACTAATAAGGGAGCGATACATTGCCAAAGCGAAAAATTTGTGGCTAAAGaacaaaagtaaaaagaat gTTGTAGCTCTTTGGCAAGGAGGTCCGATATCAGATTTTGCCGAACTATCAAAATTTCTCCAAACACATCTTACAAATGAACATACATTAACAATAACGGCATCTGTGGAAGATGGCTTTGCTCTGGAACCTGATGAAGTAGTGATATGTAGCAACGCTTATGAAATACCTGAAATACCATTATCATGTGTGTCCATATGCAGCTTAAAAG GTGCAGTTTTAAAAGCGCCAGACATGCGTTCGTGTCTTCTAATGATGAGCGAGGAATGTAGGATGCAAGACTTGACTCTACATTGTGAACAAGTTAATACAATTGTTGTTATGAAAGCTGGAACCCTTCACATGAGGAAGTGTGAGCTTCTCGATGATACTATGAGCAGTcag agtgATTGTGCGCAAGGCATTGTCGCTCATTCGGGTGCTAAAATACTCCTGGAGCATTGcttgtttgaaaatttctaTTCTGGAATCGTCGTTCATAAAGGCGCACAA gTTGAGTTACGGAACTGTGTGATAAAGAAGTGTGGCGTTGGTATACAAATGTTTCTTGGCTCTGAAGTGAGGTTAATCGACACTGTCGTACAGGAATGTACTGAGCAGAGCATACGTTGTGAAATGGACGACCTTATGTACCATGAGAA CACGGAAGGACTTCACATAGAAGATAATTGTAAAATCGGTTCGGGAGATTTACGCAAAGAGGTTTTAATCGTTAatcaaaatgttaatattggataa
- the LOC119836239 gene encoding cytochrome P450 4V2-like, producing the protein MIPLYLISLLLCVLGLIYWLYWRWSHRHLLSLASQLPGPKALPILGNALLFMTKPEEQLNKIAELLEKYGDYVRFWLGPDLIVGVKDPADIRHLLTSNKVNQKGPAYEFMVPFIGKGILTGGPNWRTYRKIANPSYNKRSIETFLSTFNEEAGRLADILRNKDDKTFNVYFDVLQCTTQCVCRTLMGLTKGDIKKIRNLQEVILETQNMYELMFMKMTRWWLQIPIIYWLSGKLKKQRYYLKIIDEMLTDIVEIRRNAICEGNFNEDGMGIVDRFIISGLQKEIKLETFALFTTSQEASAKIASGVLLFLAHLPEWQKLIYDEIVHVLGPEEEDISEEQLKKLQYLDMVYKEVLRYLSIAALIQRTVEETITIKKGTITLPPGTVVVIPIHDLHRDTRFWEDPHMVKPERFLPENIKNRDPNAFVPFSLGAMDCLGRVYATTLIKTIVVRVLRHVELSAEGKLEDLDLHVAISVKFAKGYNLRVKPRF; encoded by the exons ATGATTCCTTTGTACCTTATCAGCCTTTTACTGTGTGTGCTCGGTTTAATATACTGGTTGTATTGGAGATGGTCTCACAGACATTTGTTAAGCTTGGCGTCTCAACTTCCTGGGCCCAAAGCTTTACCGATACTTGGCAATGCTTTGTTATTCATGACCAAACCAGAAG agcaattaaataaaatcgcaGAGTTGCTAGAGAAATATGGAGATTATGTGCGATTTTGGCTAGGACCAGATCTCATCGTTGGGGTGAAAGACCCAGCTGATATACGG caTCTATTAACTAGCAATAAAGTCAATCAGAAAGGGCCAGCATATGAGTTTATGGTACCATTTATTGGCAAAGGAATTCTAACTGGAG GGCCCAACTGGCGCACGTATAGAAAAATAGCTAATCcttcttataataaaagatcAATTGAAACATTTCTCTCTACTTTCAACGAGGAAGCTGGAAGATTGGCCGATATTTTGCGGAATAAAGACGATAAAACATTTAACGTGTATTTTGATGTTTTGCAATGTACCACTCAGTGTGTGTGTC gAACTCTAATGGGCCTGACAAAGggggatataaaaaaaataaggaatttACAGGAAGTCATATTAGAAACGCAGAA TATGTACGAATTGATGTTCATGAAAATGACTCGATGGTGGCTACAGATACCAATAATATATTGGCTGagtggaaaattaaaaaaacaaaggtattatttgaaaattattgatgAAATGCTAACTGATATAGTAGAGATAAGACGAAATGCAATATGTGAAGGGAACTTTAATGAAGATGGTATGGGAATTGTCGACCGTTTCATTATCAGCGGATtacaaaaggaaataaaattggaaaCATTTGCATTGTTTACAACG AGTCAAGAGGCGTCTGCCAAAATAGCTTCTGGTGTTTTGCTGTTCTTGGCTCACCTTCCAGAGTGGCAG AAACTGATATACGACGAGATTGTTCACGTTTTGGGACCTGAAGAAGAAGATATTTCTGAAGAGCAACTGAAGAAATTGCAATATCTGGATATGGTGTACAAAGAGGTTCTACGGTACTTGTCTATCGCTGCACTTATACAACGGACTGTTGAAGAAactataactattaaaaaag GGACGATAACTTTACCTCCAGGTACTGTAGTGGTTATACCAATACATGATCTCCATCGTGACACTAGATTTTGGGAGGATCCTCACATGGTCAAACCAGAAAGATTCCTGcctgaaaacataaaaaacaggGACCCCAACGCTTTCGTGCCTTTCAGTTTGGGTGCTATGGATTGTCTAG GAAGAGTTTATGCAACGAcgcttataaaaacaatagttGTTCGAGTCCTGAGACATGTCGAATTATCAGCAGAAGGAAAACTGGAAGATCTAGACTTACATGTGGCTATATCAGTAAAGTTCGCTAAAGGATACAATCTGCGCGTAAAACCTAggttttaa